CAGTCATTATCATCTCCTTTATTCGTAAGGTGGTAGCCAATTAGGATCGAGAAGTTCTTCTAAACTGTAGGGACAAATATCAGGAAAGTTGACTTTATTATCAGTTTTTTGACGAACATATCGCACGGACTCAAAGTAAATTTGCTCAAATTCCTGTTCTAGATATTTACGAAGATTTGTAGTTAAATAGCGCTTTAACTGATATTGAAAACTGACTATCTCTGCTTGCCAATGAGCTTGATTATATTTTCTTTCACTTGTCCAAAATTGTAATAATAAACAATGTCTAATAATTTGCTGTAAAAAACTAGCAACACGAAACTTTTTCTCGTTTCCCAAGTCTTCTAACTCCTCGATCAAGTTTTCTAAATCTAAAGCGTCAAATTTTTTCGCCTTGAGCAGTTCAATGGTTTCTTCTAACCAGAGAGAATCATCAATTTCGTAGAGAGTTTTTAAGTCGGGAATAACAGTCATTTTTTATCTCCTTTATTTGTAAGGTGGTAGCCAATTAGGAGCGAGCAGTTCTTCTAAACTGTAGGGACAAGTATCAGGAAAGTTGACTTTATTATCGGTTTTTTGACGAAGATAGCGAAGGGCTTTTTCATAAATAGTTGCCAAATTATGTTCTAGATAATTTCTTAAATTAGTCGTCAAATAAGTATTAAGTTCATCTTTAAAATTGATAATTTCTGAACGCCAATGAGCCTGATTATATTCTCTTTCACTTGTCCAAAATTGTAATAATAAACAATGTCTAATAATTTGCTGTAAAAAACTAGCAACACGAAACTTTTTCTCGTTTCCCAAGTCTTCTAACTCCTCGATCAAGTTTTCTAAGTCTAGCGCTTCAAAATTTTTAGCCTTGAGCAGTTCGATAGTTTCTTCTAACCAGAGAGAATCATCAATTTCGTAGAGAGTTTTTAAGTCTAGAATAACAGTCATTTTTTATCTCCCCTAGAATTGGCAATAGTGACCAGTTAAACCGATCACTAAAGCTTTTTTACTGTTTATATACTAGATAATTTTAGCGGCGCGCAGACCGAAAAAGAGACCGAGGGCAATTCCGGTAAAAACGATCAGATAACCCGCCAAAGCAGCAACAGCTAACACAGACATGGTGAAAATCTCCCAAGTAATTTAATCTTTTTTAGCATTGTACCGTTATTCTTGCCCTTCCCCTTCCTCGTCTTCTATATCTTCCCCAAAGCGCTGCTGGGGGGGGATTGCGGCGACAATTGCCTCGATTACCTTGCCGACTGGAACAATTTCTAAGCCCACATCTTCGGGATAAACTTGACCTCTAGGGACAATTGCCCGTTTAAAGCCCAATTTAGCCGCTTCTTTTAATCTTAGTTCCATTTGCGACACTAAGCGCACTTGTCCGCCTAATCCCACTTCCCCGATTAAGACTGTGCGCGGATCGACGACTCGATCGCGAAAACTGGCGACAACAGCGATCGCAACTCCCAGATCCGCCGCCGGTTCTTCCACTCCCAACCCTCCTGCGGAGGCAACATAGGCATCTAATTTCGATAAAGGAATGCCGACGCGCTTTTCTAAAACGGCGAGAATTTGCTGTAATCGGTTGTATTCTATGCCCGTGGTCGATCTTCGGGGGGAAGCGTAGCTGGTGGGGCTAACTAATGCCTGTAACTCCACCACAATCGGGCGTGTACCTTCACAGGCTACCACCGTCGCCGTACCCGGGGAAAATTCGTCGCGATTGCCTAAAAATAATTCTGAGGGGTTTTCCACTTCCACCAAACCGTGGTCCACCATCTCGAAAATACCGATCTCATGGGTTGCCCCAAAACGGTTTTTCACGGATCTTAAGAGACGATGGGAGGCATAGCGATCGCCTTCAAAATATAACACCGTATCGACCAAATGTTCCAAAACTCGCGGACCAGCGATCGCCCCTTCTTTAGTCACATGACCGACAATTAATAAAGTAATATTCTCCCGTTTTGCCACCTGCATCAAGGCGGAGGTACATTCGCGAACTTGGGCGACAGATCCCGGTGCGGAAGTTAAGGCCCCAAAATAAAGAGTTTGAATACTGTCAATTACCGCCACCTGTGGGCGTAAAGATTCTAATTCTCGCAAAATTTCCTCTAAATCGGTCTCTGGCAGAACATAGAGATGATTATCGAGTTCTGCGGTTGATTCGGAGGCTTTTTTCTCCTTGCCATTGCCATTATTTTCCGACTCCACGGCAACCACTCCCACCCCCAAACGGGCAGCCCGCAGTTTAATCTGTTGTCCCGATTCTTCGGCGGAAACGTAGAGGATGCGCGGTAATCTTTGGGCGAGTTGGTTGGTAACTTGCAGTAAAAGCGTCGATTTGCCGATGCCCGGATCGCCGCCGATTAGTACAAGAGAACCCGGGACGATGCCGCCACCGAGAACGCGATCGAATTCCCCGTAACCAGAGGGAAAACGTTCCTGTTCATACTGGGTAATTTCCGAGAAGCGCACCGAGATGCGCGGTTGGGGGTTGCGTTCCCCTTTGCCGTTATTTGGGCGACTATTTTGCCATCCTGGGCGATTTACCGCCGGATTATTGCCACCAGCCACCACTTGTTCTTCTAGCGTCCCGTAGGTGTCACAACTGGGGCATTTTCCTAACCATTGGGGAGATTCCGCCCCACAAGCACTACAGATATATATTGTTCGCGATTTCGCCATGTTTTTTAAGAAAAGTTGAAGAAAAGCGGTTTGGGGATTAATTCTCTTGTCAAATTTAGTTAAGTATGATAAAGGGGAAGGAAGACCATAAAGTTATTGATAATTGCCATAAAAGAAATAAAATAGGAAATTTAGGCTTAATGATAACGGCCAAAGGATATTCTATAAACAGGAACGCTCGTTATTTAACTTTAAAATTCATCACACTATTTAACTAAGGAGTGTTAATTCAGTTGGAGAACCAGAAGGAAAAAATTCTCGTTGTTGATGATGAAGCCAGCATCCGTCGTATCTTAGAGACTCGTTTGTCGATGATTGGTTATGAAGTCGTCACCGCCGCCGACGGCGAGGAAGCTTTAGAAACCTTCCGCACCGCCGAACCCGATTTAGTGGTTTTGGATGTGATGATGCCGAAATTAGACGGTTACGGTGTCTGTCAGGAACTCCGCAAAGAATCGGATATTCCTATCATTATGTTAACCGCTTTGGGGGATGTGGCTGATCGAATTACTGGGCTAGAATTGGGGGCGGATGACTATGTAGTTAAACCTTTTTCTCCCAAAGAACTCGAGGCGCGGATTCGTTCGGTGTTGCGTCGGGTAGAGAAAAATGGCGCTCCAGGGATTCCTAGTTCCGGTGTGATTCATATCGGTTCAATTAAAATCGATACCAATAAACGCCAAGTTTATAAGGGAGATGAACGCATCCGTCTGACCGGTATGGAATTTAGTTTACTAGAATTATTGGTCAGTCGCTCGGGAGAAGCTTTTTCCCGCTCGGAAATCCTTCAGGAAGTTTGGGGTTATACCCCCGAACGTCATGTGGATACGCGGGTGGTAGATGTACATATTTCCCGTTTACGAGCCAAATTAGAGGATGATCCCAGCAATCCTGAGTTAATTCTCACCGCTAGAGGTACAGGCTATCTTTTTCAACGTATTCTAGAACCAGACGAGGAATAGTTCTCAGCTATGGCACCAGCTGATCCCGATCGTATTTTAAGACTGTTACCCCTGTTCGCCGGCATCGTCGGGGGTACGGTATTAATGTTTAATCGTTTTGCCACTGCCGATTTAACCCCATCGCAAGCGCGTTCCGATGTGATGGGAGTGATTTTGAGTGGGGTTTTAATTTTGGTGGGTTTAATCTGGCAAAGAGTTCAACCCCGCTTACCGGATGCTGTGGAATTAATCGGGCGCGAAGGCCTGGAATTTGCCACAGATTTGCCAGAACCGGTTAAAATTGAGCTTGCCTGGGCTTCCCATTTACTTTTAACTAACACCGCCACAAAATCTCTGATCGTTTATTATCAGGGACAGGTTTTATTACGTCGCGGTATCTTAAGCCAGAATTCTGAAGTTAAAGTTAGTAATATTATCAAAAGAGTTTTAGAAACCGGTAAAGCAGTTTATTTAGTTAATTTAAATTTATATCCCGCTAAAATCGAGTTTGACTATTTGCCAGAAAACACCCAAGGCTTAATCTGTCAACCCATCGGTAAGGAAGGGGTGTTAATTTTGGCGGCAAATGCGCCGCGCAGTTATACTAAACAAGATGAAATTTGGATCGAGGGAATTGCTGATAAATTAGCCAACACTTTCAGTCAGTTTTAGACGATTTCAGTAATATTTAAGAATTTGGTTAAGATGAGAGTAGGCAATTAGCGATCGACTTGTAGCTAAGGATTTTAACCGATGACTCAAACTGGTGAAACCGTTACCTATTCGCTGGAATCCGTCCTGACAAGGATCGAGGGTAAAATCGACAATTTTCAAAGGGATGTTAATCAAAAATTTGATACTCTCCAGAGGGATGTAGATCAGAAAATCGACTCTTTCCACAGAGATGTGGATCAGAAAATAGATTCCTTCCAGAGAGATGTTAATCAAAAATTTGAAACCTTCCAAAAAGATGTGGATCAAAAATTTGACACTCTCCAAAAAGATGTGGATCAAAAATTTGATACTCTCCAAAAAGATGTGGATCAAAAATTTGACACTCTCCAAAAAGATGTTAATGATTTAAAAGTGGAACCCACAGAAATAAAGGGAGAGATTAAAACTCTGACTGAAAAAGTCGCAGGTATCGATAAACGACTGGAAAAAGTCGAGGATAGTTATGCAATCCTAGTTAAAGATATTGCTGACTTAAAAGGGTTTAAATCCCTGATTATCCCGATGGTTGTGGCTTTTTTAAGTGCTGTGGTCACTTTAGGATTGCACGGCTTTTTTCTTGGCAACAAACCTTAATTTTTTATGTCAAGAAAGTAGTTATTTGCAAGAGGTTTTTAATTATGACACAAACTAGCGAAACCGTTACCTATTCTCTCGAATCTGTCCTGACAAGGATCGAGAGTAAAATCGACACCCTCCAAAGAGATGTTAATCAGAAAATCGACAATCTCCAAAGAGATATGGATCACAAATTTGACAGTCTCCAAAAAGATGTTAATCAAAAATTTGACACTCTCCAAAAAGATGTTAATGATTTAAAGGTGGAAGTCACAGAAATCAAAGGAGATATTAAAACTCTTGATCAGAAAGTCGAAGCGATGGATAAACGACTGGAAAAAGTCGAGGATAGTTATGCAATCCTAGTTAAAGATATTGCTGACTTGAAAGGGTTTAAATCTCTGATTATCCCCATGGTTGTGGCTTTTTTAAGTGCCGTGGTCACTTTGGGATTGCGCGGCTTTTTTCTTGGCAATAAACCTTAAATATATCAGTGGATATTTTAATCATCAAGTTTATTTTGTACTCTACCAATAAAATCCATGAGTTTTTGCATTAATCCTCATTGTCCTAAACCGAAAAGTATCAAGGAGAGTCGTTACTGTCAATCCTGTGGTTCCGACTTGCTTTTAAATGGTAAATATCGAGTCACAAATTTATTGAGTGCCAAAGGTGGATTTGGTAATACCTATGAAGTGATAGATGAACGTAAAATACCCAAAGTATTAAAAGTTCTTACCTACGATTCCAGCAAAGCTATTGATTTATTTCAACAGGAAGCCAATCTTTTAAAACAATTAAATCACCCCGGTATTCCCAAAGGAGAAAACTATTTTATTTATCATCCCCGGGAGAGTCAAACTGCTTTACACTGTTTAGTCATGGAGAAAATTGCTGGTATTGACTTAGAAGAATATCAAAAACAAAGAGGATTTAAACCGATTGATTATCATCTCGCTTTGGATTGGTTAACTCAGTTAGCTAATATTCTCCACGAAGTTCATAAACATAAATTCTATCATCGCGACATCAAACCCTCTAATATTATCTTAAAACCCAATGGTCAATTAGTTTTAATTGATTTTGGGGCAGCGCGACAAGTCACTAAAACCGTCCTAGCAGGAGGTAAAAATACGGGAATTTATACCCCCGGATATGCTCCTCCCGAACAATCTCTCGGTCACTCTGTCCCCCAATCAGACTTTTATGCTTTGGGCAAAACTTTCGTCTTTTTGTTAACCGGTAAAGAACCCAGTGACCCGAAAATTTATAATATTAATACCAATGAATTTAACTGGCGTAAATATGCCCCAAAAATCCCTTCTCGATTAGCAGATTTTATCGATAATTTAATGGCAGAAAAACCTATTGATCGACCTAAAGATACCAAAACTTTGCTAAAAATTATTACTGATATTAAAGCTAATCTCCATCAAACTAAAAAAACTAAAAATTCTTCTCCTGAAAAACCTAGAATTATTCCTATTCCCAATCCTGCACTTATTTCTTTAATCGCTGCAATTTCTCCCAGTTATGCTGGTTTTTGGCTCCGGTTAAAAGCCTCTTTAATTGATTTTTTTATCGTTCTTATTCTCGCCGCTTTATTAGGTGGTTATATCTGTTTTCGCTTACAAAAATGGTCAACTTTTCAAGATTTAAATCTTAATTTTGATATTCCCAAAGAAATCTGGGTTTACTATGCCGCGGGATTAAGTGCAGCTGGAACAACAATTATCGGTTTTGCTTTATTTATAGCGGCAATTATCTATAATATTCAAGCCAAAATCAACTTTACTCACGAGCATATTGCCATTCTTAGCGCCCTCGGTTTAGGAATAGTTATTAAATGGTTATATTACGTTTTCTTAGAATATCTTTTTAAAGCCACTATTGGTAAAATGTTTTTTGATTTATCCGTCACCGATAGCCAAGGCCGACGCATATCTTTTGCGAGAGCCAATCGCCGCTACTTACTAAAATTTCTCTCCACTGCTCCCTTATATTTGGGCTTTTTACTGGCAGCCTGGACAAAGAAAAAACGCACCCTTCATGACATGATTTCCGGTACACAAATCCGCAAAAAAAAGTAACCAGAACCTAGAAAAGTAGGGAGATGAGAGCGGGACGATAGGATAAAATTAACTACAATAGGGACAAGATATTCCCGCTCGGTAATTTGGGGATTGTTGATCTTTTTCATCGATGGGATGACCGCAAGCGGGACACATTTCATAATGTCCTACCTCTAAATTAGCTGTTAGGGCCACTCTTTGATCGAAAACAAAACATTCTCCTTGCCAAAGACTCTGATCGGGACTAACTTCTTCTAAGTATTTCAAAATACCTCCCTCTAGCTGATAAACTTGAGAAAAGCCTTGATTTAATAAAAAAGCTGCCGCCTTTTCACAGCGAATTCCCCCCGTACAAAAAAGAGCTATTTTCTTATTGTTAATACTATCAAAATTTTCCTGAATATACTCGGGAAATTGGCGAAAATGCTGGATTTCCGGGTTAAGCGCTCCCGCAAAAGTACCGATCGCCACTTCATAATTATTACGAGTATCGATAACTACCACGTCCGGCTCTTTCAGTAATTGGTTCCACTGTTCAGTTTTGAGATGAATTCCTGTTTTTTCGAGAGGATTAGCCTTGGGTTGACCAAAAGTGACAATTTCCTGTTTTAAGCGAATTTTTAAGCGTTGAAAGGGCAAATAATCACAAACAGACTCTTTCACCTCTAGATTAGCTAAACGAGTATCGGTTTTTAACCAACTAATCACCTCCGCGATCGCTTGACGGTTTCCTGCGATCGTTGCATTAATCCCCTCGGCTGCCAGAAGAATAGTTCCTTTAATTCCTCTTTCTTGGCAGTATTTTTGTATTTCTGGCTGTTTTTGACGATAATCTGACAAAGCCACAAACTGGTAAAAAGTGGCGACTAGATAAGACATGGCAGGCAAGGGAAAAATTAACTTGTAATATTTTTCACTATAGGTTATAATAACGAGAGTGTCTCAAAAACCAGATCGGGGGTTTAGCTCAGTTGGTAGAGCGCCTGCTTTGCAAGCAGGATGTCAGCGGTTCGAGTCCGCTAACCTCCATAGTTTCCCTTTTGCCTGGTGATTAGCTCAATTCTTTTTGGGGAGACAATTAGCTAGGGTTTGCTGAAAAAATCTAAAAACCTTGTTGGGTAAGACTTTTAGACCTTTTGTCAATCAAAAAGTACCAGATATGGGAGTGATCGGGGGGAAATTTCCTGGACTTTTTCCCTGAAAATTAGGTAATTGACCCCCTCAAAATCGGTAAAACCCTACACCCCACACCCCACACCCCACACCCTGTCCCCACGAAAAACTTTTTGCCGCAGACCCTAGTTAATTATTAAATGATGTCTCGTACCTATCAAGCTACTGGAATCAATCTGCAAGGAATGGCCTTCGGAGAAGCCGATCGCATCTTAACTATTTTGACCGCCGAATATGGTTTAATTAGAGCCATTGCCCCTGGTGCGCGCAAGTATAAATCTTCCCTCCGGGGTAGAAGTGAACTATTTGTGGTCAATAATCTGTTAATAGTCGCAGGAAAATCCCTAGATAAGGTCGTTCAAGCCGAAACTATCGAATCTTATCCCAAATTAAGTCAAAATCTCGCCAAACTCACCGTTAGCCAATACCTCTGCGAACTGGTTTTGGCGATCGCCCTGAGCGAACAACCCCAGAGGGAATTATACGAATTAATCTGCAGCCATCTGGCCAGAATTGAAGTCCTCGACGAAAATGAATACATACTTCCCTACCTTTGTCAAGCAATTTTTCATTTCTTAATAATTGCTGGCTTAGTACCGCAAGTTCATAACTGCCTGTTGACGGGAAAAGCTTTAATTGGGGAAAATTGCCTAGGATTTAGTTTTGAGGCAGGGGGAATAATAGATCTAGCTGCCCTGACAGAAACAATCAACCCGCCCAAAATCGATAGTAAACTGACGTTGCAAGAACTGCAATTACTGCAATGCTTAGGAAAAACCGATTTTCCCCCACCAGAAAACCCTGCCTCAGAACTAGCTTGGATTAACCTCGATCGCCTGCTGCGCCGCTATACTCAATATCATCTGGGAAAAACTTTTCGCTCCTCGGCATTAGTTGAGGGTTTATCTCCCTTAGAATTTTAAACAGATAGCAAAAATCATCATAATGCAACTGTTTGACTCAGAAACTAGCGACGCTAATTCTAGCGACTCTTCCACACCTGTTTTTAATTCTTCCGATTCCTCACCGAGGCAATCCGACACAGAAACCATGAACCGCTTGCCTAAACGTGCGCCCAAATCCAATCCTAGTAAGGGTTTTGCCCCAGTGCTAAAAAACCCGCGCTTTCTCATTCTCTGGGCGGGGGGAATTTTTTCCCAATTAGCGGATAAATTCTATTTAGTCCTGATGATATCCCTAATTGCCACCCATTACCAAAAAGCCGATCAGTCGATTAGTGGCTGGGTATCGGCGATAATGATTGCTAATACAATTCCGGCGGTGTTAGTGGGTTCGGTGGCGGGTGTATATGTTGATAGATGGTTAAAAAAACAAGTTTTAGTTATTTCTAACCTTTTACGCGGGGCTTTTGTCCTCCTCATTCCCCTATTATTGTGGTTAGTGCGCGAGCAAACTTTAGCGGTTCCCCTCGGTTGGTTGCCTGACGGTTTAAGAAATTGGCATTACCGGTTACAGGGAGAATTTAACTTACCCTTCGGTTTTTTCCTGTTGTTAGTCATTACTTTTGTTGTCTCCACCTTAACCCAATTTTTTGCCCCCGCCGAACAATCTACCCTGCCATTAGTGGTAAAACGTCGTCATCTTCTACCCGCTAATTCCCTCAACACTTTAACCACCATGGCAGTATTAATTATCGGTTTTGCCATCGGTGAACCCCTATTAGCTTTTGCTGATAGCATTTTCGGCACTAGAGCCGGACAATTTGATATTGGCAAAGTGATGATTGTCGGTGCTTTTTATATAATTGCCGGTTTAATTCTAATTATCCTGCGAACTAACGAAAAATATGTTATTCCTACCGCAGAACAGCCCCATGTTTGGGAAGATATCCGCGACGGCATTCGTTACCTCAACAAAAATCATAAAGTTCGTAACGCTCTGATTCAATTAGTCATCTTATTCTGTATTTTTGCTGCCCTATCAGTATTAGCTGTCAGTATGGCTGAAAAACTACCCGGGTTAAAAGCTTCTCAATTCGGCTTTTTATTAGCCTCCTGTGGTGCAGGAATGGCAGTTAGTGCCATTACTTTGGGTTATTGGGGCCAAAAATTCTCCCACACCCAATTAAGTCTCTGGGGTTCCCTGGGTATGGCGGCAGCTTTAATCGGTTTATCCCTAGCCACAAAGAGTTTAATTTTAGCCTTCGCTATGACCGCTTTATTAGGGATTTTTGCCGCTTTAGTCGGGGTTCCCATGCAAACTACCCTACAGGCAGATACACCCCCCGAAATGCGCGGTAAAGTCTTTGGTTTAGAAAATAATGCCGTTAATATTGCCCTCTCTTTACCCTTAGCTGTCGCGGGTATCGCTGAAACTCAATTCGGACTCCGACCGGTATTATTAGCTTTAGCAGTTATGGCAGTTATCGGCGGTGGTTTTACTTGGTATGTTTCTCGCAATTTATTTAAAGATTAGCGGAAGTTTTCAGTTATCAGTTATCAGGAGTCAGTTATCAGGAGTCGGTCGTCAGGAGTCAGGAGATTGCTTTTATTTATTCTCCTATCTCCCCGGCAAAGAAGCGAAACTAAAATAGAAAACGGGTTTCTTCAAGAAACCCGTTTTCTAAGTAAGTCTTGTCAAGTAACCTTAAACTTGTTAGAATCAAAGAGTTGTTATTTTCTGGCAGTCATTCACCGCTCAGATTAGTTAAGATGATATGACATGACTAATAATATTGACCATGATCGCTTATTTAAGGAGTTAATATCAACCTTTTTTGTCGAATTTATCGATTTATTTTTTCCTCAAGTAATGGATTATTTAGATAGGGACTCGATTACTTTTTTAGACAAAGAAGTATTTACCGATGTCACGGAAGGAGAAAAGCATGAAAGCGATTTAGTCGCACAGGTTAAGTTTCGAGGAAAAGAATCTTTCTTTCTGATTCATCTGGAGGCGCAGCAAAGTTCCCGCCAGTGGTTTAACCGGCGAATGTTTACTTATTTTGCTCGCTTTCATGAGAAATTTGTCTTACCGATTTATCCCATTGTAATTTTTTCTTATTCAAAGCCAAAAAGAGAAGCGATTAGTCAATATGTGGTCGATTTTCCCGATTTTAAAGTCTTAGAATTTAACTATCAGGTAGTGCAGTTAAATCGATTAAATTGGCGAGATTTTCTCAATCAGCAGAATCCAGTTGCTTCGGCTTTGATGGCTAAGATGAACATTGCCGAGAAAGAGCGAGCTAAGGTTAAAGCGGAATGTCTGCGCTTGTTAATCACTTTAAGGTTAGATGCGGCGAGAATGCAATTGATTTCTGGATTTATTGATACTTATCTCAATCTAAATCCGGTGGAAGAGAGACAATTTCAAGAAGAGATTAGCACATTTAGTCAACCCGTACAGGAGGGAGTTATGCAAATTACCACCAGTTGGATGCGTCAAGGTATTGAACAAGGTATTGAACAAGGTATCGAACAAGGTATTGAACGGGGTATCGAACAAGGTATTGAACGGGGTATTGAACAAGGTATCGAACGCGAAAAGACGTTTATTATTCGCCAACTTAAACGCAAGTTAGGGGAGATTAATCCTGCATTAGAAACTAAAATCATGCAGTTAAGTATTGATGATGTCGAAGCATTAGGAGAAGCTTTATTCGACTTCTCTACGGTTGAAGATTTAATCAATTGGTTAAATACTTTAACTGCCTAGCTTTGACGTTAGCGATCGCATCTTCGCCATCACAAGCGGTGAGATTGCTTCGGGTGGTTTTGGCTGAAAGAGAAAAGTTAACGCGGGAAGTATCCCCCTCACAATGACCCGCTAAAATTGTCATTATAGCTTGTTGATTGAAGTGAGGTCAAAGACAATGCTTCTTACCGTAGGGTGGGAATTACTCACCAATTCACCTTGACAGGCGGCGAAAAATAGGATAACATTTGTATAATTCTTGTCAAAATACGAAGAAAATATGAGTCTAGTTATTTCCCAAGAAGTGATTAAAGCAAGTGGTTTATCAGAGGATGAACTGTTAAAAGAGATTGTTATTATGTTATTTCAACAAGATAAGATTAGCTTAGGAAAAGCAAGTGAGTTATTAGGTATTAATCAAATCAAGTTTCAACGGATGCTTTCTGAACGAGGAATTTGTATTCACTATGATGTTGCTGAGTTTCAGCAAGATATTAAGCATTTAAAAGAGAAAGGTTGGCTATGATTATTATTAGCGATACTTCTCCTCTCAGCAGTCTTGCTCTTGTTGGTTATCTGTCAATCTTAAAAGATATTTATACTAATGTTGTTATTCCCCAAGCAGTTGCCAATGAATTAGCCAATTTAACTGAGGAAGATATCCGCATTAAAGCGATAATTTCTCTGAACTGGATACAGGTTAAACAAGCCACTAATTTAGAACTTGTGGCTTGTTTGAGGAATGAATATAATTTAGATCTTGGCGAAGCAGAAGCAATCGCTCTTGCCTTAGAATTAAAAGCAGATGAATTGTTAATTGATGAGCGTCTTGGACGGAGGGAGGCTGTGCGTTTGGGGCTGTCAATTACGGGGGTTCTAGGAGTTCTTTTAATCGCTAAAAATAGAGGATTGATTGCTAAGGTTAAACCGATAATGGAGTCTCTAATTAGCCAAGCAAATTTTCGCATCAGTCATCAACTTTATGAGGAGGTTTTGCAAACTGCAAATGAATTAGATTAAGTTGTGATTTTAGAAAACGGGTTTCTTCGAGAAACTATTTAGAAAACCCGTTTTCTTTGAGAAACCCGTTTTCTGTAAATTTTTGTTATATCCCCCTTGAAAGATTGGGGATTGTTGAGCTAAAAATGTTAGCAATAAACCTCTGCGGGGAATGTCATGACTTCTACCCTGTTGCCGAGCTTTCCTGCTGTTGACGATGTTTTGTGCAATTTCGCTCAATCTGATGGCTTTGTTCAAGCTAATCAGGTGAATAGTGCGAGAAATCAGCGTTTAACCGCTACCGTAGTTTTCCTCGATGCTGGTGTTAAGCTAAACGGCTTTTACTTCGGATCACCGATATAGACTCCAAAAGGGT
This Microcystis wesenbergii NRERC-220 DNA region includes the following protein-coding sequences:
- a CDS encoding DUF29 domain-containing protein, whose product is MTVILDLKTLYEIDDSLWLEETIELLKAKNFEALDLENLIEELEDLGNEKKFRVASFLQQIIRHCLLLQFWTSEREYNQAHWRSEIINFKDELNTYLTTNLRNYLEHNLATIYEKALRYLRQKTDNKVNFPDTCPYSLEELLAPNWLPPYK
- a CDS encoding cofactor assembly of complex C subunit B encodes the protein MAPADPDRILRLLPLFAGIVGGTVLMFNRFATADLTPSQARSDVMGVILSGVLILVGLIWQRVQPRLPDAVELIGREGLEFATDLPEPVKIELAWASHLLLTNTATKSLIVYYQGQVLLRRGILSQNSEVKVSNIIKRVLETGKAVYLVNLNLYPAKIEFDYLPENTQGLICQPIGKEGVLILAANAPRSYTKQDEIWIEGIADKLANTFSQF
- the rpaB gene encoding response regulator transcription factor RpaB encodes the protein MENQKEKILVVDDEASIRRILETRLSMIGYEVVTAADGEEALETFRTAEPDLVVLDVMMPKLDGYGVCQELRKESDIPIIMLTALGDVADRITGLELGADDYVVKPFSPKELEARIRSVLRRVEKNGAPGIPSSGVIHIGSIKIDTNKRQVYKGDERIRLTGMEFSLLELLVSRSGEAFSRSEILQEVWGYTPERHVDTRVVDVHISRLRAKLEDDPSNPELILTARGTGYLFQRILEPDEE
- a CDS encoding lipolpp family protein; translated protein: MTQTGETVTYSLESVLTRIEGKIDNFQRDVNQKFDTLQRDVDQKIDSFHRDVDQKIDSFQRDVNQKFETFQKDVDQKFDTLQKDVDQKFDTLQKDVDQKFDTLQKDVNDLKVEPTEIKGEIKTLTEKVAGIDKRLEKVEDSYAILVKDIADLKGFKSLIIPMVVAFLSAVVTLGLHGFFLGNKP
- a CDS encoding DUF29 domain-containing protein yields the protein MTVIPDLKTLYEIDDSLWLEETIELLKAKKFDALDLENLIEELEDLGNEKKFRVASFLQQIIRHCLLLQFWTSERKYNQAHWQAEIVSFQYQLKRYLTTNLRKYLEQEFEQIYFESVRYVRQKTDNKVNFPDICPYSLEELLDPNWLPPYE
- the petL gene encoding cytochrome b6-f complex subunit PetL, translating into MSVLAVAALAGYLIVFTGIALGLFFGLRAAKII
- a CDS encoding shikimate 5-dehydrogenase, with translation MTQTSETVTYSLESVLTRIESKIDTLQRDVNQKIDNLQRDMDHKFDSLQKDVNQKFDTLQKDVNDLKVEVTEIKGDIKTLDQKVEAMDKRLEKVEDSYAILVKDIADLKGFKSLIIPMVVAFLSAVVTLGLRGFFLGNKP
- the radA gene encoding DNA repair protein RadA, whose product is MAKSRTIYICSACGAESPQWLGKCPSCDTYGTLEEQVVAGGNNPAVNRPGWQNSRPNNGKGERNPQPRISVRFSEITQYEQERFPSGYGEFDRVLGGGIVPGSLVLIGGDPGIGKSTLLLQVTNQLAQRLPRILYVSAEESGQQIKLRAARLGVGVVAVESENNGNGKEKKASESTAELDNHLYVLPETDLEEILRELESLRPQVAVIDSIQTLYFGALTSAPGSVAQVRECTSALMQVAKRENITLLIVGHVTKEGAIAGPRVLEHLVDTVLYFEGDRYASHRLLRSVKNRFGATHEIGIFEMVDHGLVEVENPSELFLGNRDEFSPGTATVVACEGTRPIVVELQALVSPTSYASPRRSTTGIEYNRLQQILAVLEKRVGIPLSKLDAYVASAGGLGVEEPAADLGVAIAVVASFRDRVVDPRTVLIGEVGLGGQVRLVSQMELRLKEAAKLGFKRAIVPRGQVYPEDVGLEIVPVGKVIEAIVAAIPPQQRFGEDIEDEEGEGQE
- a CDS encoding protein kinase domain-containing protein, coding for MSFCINPHCPKPKSIKESRYCQSCGSDLLLNGKYRVTNLLSAKGGFGNTYEVIDERKIPKVLKVLTYDSSKAIDLFQQEANLLKQLNHPGIPKGENYFIYHPRESQTALHCLVMEKIAGIDLEEYQKQRGFKPIDYHLALDWLTQLANILHEVHKHKFYHRDIKPSNIILKPNGQLVLIDFGAARQVTKTVLAGGKNTGIYTPGYAPPEQSLGHSVPQSDFYALGKTFVFLLTGKEPSDPKIYNINTNEFNWRKYAPKIPSRLADFIDNLMAEKPIDRPKDTKTLLKIITDIKANLHQTKKTKNSSPEKPRIIPIPNPALISLIAAISPSYAGFWLRLKASLIDFFIVLILAALLGGYICFRLQKWSTFQDLNLNFDIPKEIWVYYAAGLSAAGTTIIGFALFIAAIIYNIQAKINFTHEHIAILSALGLGIVIKWLYYVFLEYLFKATIGKMFFDLSVTDSQGRRISFARANRRYLLKFLSTAPLYLGFLLAAWTKKKRTLHDMISGTQIRKKK